The region AGGTTGCGATGCGGTGATTTTTACCGCTGGTTCCGGTGGCCATACCGGTCCAGAAAAAACGGAATTGGTAGATCGCCAAGGTGCTATGAAGGCAGTGAATGAGGCAGAAAATAATCATGTAAAGCGTTTTATCATGGTCAGTTCGATGAATGCTGATACCCCTGATAATGGTCCGGAGTCCATGAAATATTATTTCAAAGCAAAAGGCGATGCGGACAAAAAACTGCAATCCAGCCATTTGAATTATACCATTCTCCGTCCCGGAAGGTTATTAAACGAACCTGACAATGGGACCATTACCGCAGCGGAACATATCGAAGACCGTTCCAATGGCATTCCGCGTGCTGATGTAGCGCAGGTTGCTGTCACTTCATTAAATACAGAAAATACATCTCATCGGGTGTTTGAAATTCTCTCAGGCGATGTTCCGATTGAAGGGGCGCTAAGGAATGTCTGAGGAATTTGCGAGTAATGAAAGTATTTATATGATATGCGATTGGTTGTTTTTATTATAGGAAGGTACATTTATTTTTGTAAAATAATCTTTTTTAAGGTGAAGTTATAAAGGGGAGGCAAAAACGTTGAATGAAAAATACCAGCCATTATTTGAATCCTTTTCTTTTCCGAATGGTACCCGATTGAAGAATCGTGTGGTCATGGCCCCCATGACTAACTGGTCCTCAAATTCGGACGGAACGGTTTCTGATGATGAAGTGAAATATTATAAACGTCGTTCAAAAGGGGTCAGCATGGTCGTCACAGCCTGTGCCAATGTGACAGCAGGCGGCAAAGGCTTCTCCGGCGAAATTGGCGTGCACAATGATGATATGATCCCGGGATTAAGAAGGTTGGCGACAACGATTCAAGATCAAGGCGCCAAAGCGGTCTTGCAAATTTATCATGGCGGACGGTTGTGTCCACCGGATTTAGTCCCAAATGGGGACATTGTCAGTGCTAGTGCAGTTCCGGCAGGAGAGAACGAACGGATTCCCCGTGTATTAGAGGATGGCGAAATTAAGGAAATCATTCATGCGTATGGGAAGGCGCCCGTCGAGCCATTCAAGCCGGATTCGATGGGGTTGAAATCCATGGAGCGAATGGATACCTGATCCATCAGTTCTTTTCTCCTCATTCAAATCATCGTGACGACCACTGGGGTGGAAGCCTGAAAAAACGAATGAACTTTCCACGGGCTGTCATCAATGAGATCCAGAAAACCGTGGGTGACCACGCAAAAGATCCATTCATCGTGGGGCACCGGCTTTCTCCTGAAGAACCCCAAACTCCGGGTATTACAATGGCGGACACGTTGAAATTCGTCGATGTGTTATCCGATCAGGAACTGGATTACATTCACGTTTCACAAATGAATTTTTGGTCCCGTCCTAGACGAGGCGTGGAAGATACACGTTCACGTATAGAAATCATCCAAGATCGTGTAGGGAACAAAGTCCCTGTTGTCGGAGTAGGCTCCATCTACTCAGCCAAGGATGCCCGATCCGCAATCCAAAGCGATGTACCTTTGCTAGCTTTAGGACGCGAACTTATTATAGATCCCGACTGGGTAGGCAAAATCGAACAAGGAAAGGCTTCCGACATTGAGACCATTTTAGATACAAATGGTCAGGTTCGGCTGGTCGTACCGAATCCTCTTTGGAAAGCGATTATCCACACCCCTGGATGGTTCCCTGGTGTCTATTAACAGATTTAAATCCTTTCTTCAAAAAGCCACCTATAAAAAGGTGGCTTTTCATAAGATTGATTCCAATAATAATGGTTACGGACTTCTTAAAAACCTTTCATAACGCCATTATACTCACAAACTGTATATTTTACTGGT is a window of Virgibacillus ihumii DNA encoding:
- a CDS encoding SDR family oxidoreductase, with protein sequence MKVLVIGAYGQIGQHILSVLDKSEHQAKAMIRNENQANELEHLGAEIVVADLEQDFSYAFEGCDAVIFTAGSGGHTGPEKTELVDRQGAMKAVNEAENNHVKRFIMVSSMNADTPDNGPESMKYYFKAKGDADKKLQSSHLNYTILRPGRLLNEPDNGTITAAEHIEDRSNGIPRADVAQVAVTSLNTENTSHRVFEILSGDVPIEGALRNV